One Verrucomicrobiia bacterium genomic region harbors:
- a CDS encoding PQQ-binding-like beta-propeller repeat protein codes for MPDQPANPSPAPAPKPPAPGDEHPWKEPARRVAWVAGIYCAILSVALVVSYFQSRRVNPVDHPQLAQWKAALVQQPANEKLKQQIRELDLELRAAYFRYVTRVQRSGWLLLGGALVLLPALYFATWRRRLPRPGKYVARPDLYERDARLSRLAVGAVTVVGLGAALWAVKSSQSDLEVVLAKKPAPASPESRGAPSLDTSFPTREEMARQWPRFRGPEGAGVSVFTNLPVKWDGESGEGIVWKTPLPYGSPNSPVVWSNRIFMTGGNSGTREVFCVDADTGKLLWQQPVGKPGKRLPPEDEEGRFYATSTCATDGRRVYAIFETGDLAAFDFQGNSVWQKSLGKPDNQYGHSASLEVYKNLLIVQWDQGDEEAKKSVIYAFNTATGAEVWKTAPRPVGASWSTPIVAQAGQRLLLVANANPWLMAYDPDTGAELWRAQVCHGEVAPSPIVAGGLVLTANEELVATKPDGSGDVTKTHVLWKQLDGIPDICSPVSDGQYVYLLTSSGILTVYEVATGKRQYEHELEINFKASPCVAGGRLYLWGEEGVTILAAAGPKFQELGRNKLPDMVFATPAFVNGRIYVRGKTHLYCLGSKSP; via the coding sequence GAAAGAACCAGCGCGGCGGGTGGCCTGGGTGGCGGGGATTTACTGCGCGATTTTGTCCGTGGCACTCGTGGTGAGTTATTTCCAGAGCCGGCGGGTCAATCCGGTGGATCATCCGCAGTTGGCGCAATGGAAGGCTGCGCTGGTGCAACAACCGGCCAACGAGAAGCTGAAGCAGCAGATACGGGAGCTGGATCTGGAATTGCGGGCCGCGTATTTTCGTTATGTCACGCGAGTGCAACGCAGCGGCTGGCTGCTGCTGGGGGGTGCGCTGGTGCTGTTGCCGGCCTTGTATTTTGCCACGTGGCGCCGGCGGCTGCCGCGGCCGGGGAAGTATGTGGCGCGTCCTGATTTATACGAGCGCGATGCCCGGCTATCCCGCCTGGCCGTGGGTGCCGTAACCGTCGTGGGCCTTGGCGCAGCCCTGTGGGCGGTGAAATCATCCCAGAGCGATTTGGAGGTGGTGCTGGCGAAGAAGCCGGCCCCCGCCTCGCCGGAAAGCCGCGGGGCGCCGTCGCTGGATACGTCCTTCCCCACGCGGGAGGAAATGGCGCGGCAGTGGCCGCGTTTTCGTGGCCCCGAGGGGGCGGGGGTGTCTGTGTTCACCAACCTGCCGGTCAAGTGGGATGGGGAAAGCGGCGAGGGGATTGTGTGGAAAACGCCGCTACCCTATGGCAGTCCCAATTCGCCGGTGGTCTGGAGCAATCGCATTTTTATGACCGGCGGCAATTCCGGCACGCGCGAGGTGTTTTGTGTGGACGCGGATACCGGAAAACTGCTGTGGCAGCAGCCCGTGGGCAAACCGGGCAAACGCCTTCCGCCCGAGGATGAGGAGGGCCGATTCTACGCGACCTCCACCTGCGCCACGGATGGGCGGCGCGTGTACGCGATATTTGAAACCGGCGATTTGGCGGCGTTTGACTTTCAGGGCAACAGCGTGTGGCAAAAAAGTCTGGGCAAACCCGACAATCAATATGGGCATTCGGCCTCGCTGGAGGTGTATAAGAACTTGCTGATCGTGCAGTGGGATCAGGGGGATGAGGAGGCGAAGAAATCGGTGATTTACGCCTTCAACACCGCCACCGGGGCCGAGGTTTGGAAGACGGCCCCGCGGCCGGTCGGGGCGAGCTGGAGCACGCCGATTGTGGCGCAGGCCGGCCAGCGCCTGCTGCTGGTGGCCAATGCCAATCCATGGCTGATGGCTTATGATCCCGACACGGGCGCGGAGCTGTGGCGGGCGCAGGTTTGTCATGGTGAGGTGGCGCCTTCGCCGATTGTTGCGGGGGGACTCGTTTTAACGGCCAACGAGGAGCTGGTGGCCACGAAACCCGATGGTTCGGGCGATGTCACCAAGACTCATGTTCTGTGGAAACAACTGGACGGGATTCCGGACATTTGCAGCCCGGTGAGCGACGGGCAGTATGTTTATTTGCTGACCAGCTCGGGCATCCTGACGGTGTACGAGGTGGCCACCGGCAAGCGACAATACGAGCATGAGCTGGAGATCAATTTCAAGGCTTCGCCCTGCGTGGCGGGCGGGCGGCTGTATTTGTGGGGTGAAGAAGGCGTCACCATCCTGGCGGCAGCGGGGCCGAAGTTTCAGGAATTGGGCCGCAACAAACTGCCCGACATGGTGTTTGCCACACCGGCCTTTGTGAACGGCCGCATCTACGTGCGCGGCAAGACGCACCTATACTGCCTGGGCAGCAAATCCCCTTGA
- a CDS encoding beta-lactamase family protein: MAQLPLSERLWRRLALLLALGAALALGAADYFPPPESQGGWRVLGSDEELRRLGGMDPEALRALSAWLLLSDQRHFAAVVVRHGYVVLEVERGPGVRTNTSRVASLSKAICATVLAIASEQSQQGLTPRRMRFGDAAFEFIPWAQPLSDPRKGRITVQQLLNHTSGICPEATGAPNDGRWEYILGHSGDPRTERLAFDPGTGCGYSTHAFAHAALVCETVTGKPYDQFAVEALFKPLGIEHWWFQYYEGDERHGRHPSHGVGLSARDLARIGYCLLRQGRWQERQVIPAWFIKETAAATHQVESLEMRWKLHPRIFSHGWELPALLNPESGRSGAGIPLDARSKPGSGGQLLAFVPSLDLVVVRQTGSSGEWEFEEYLRRACAAVRASPTPP; encoded by the coding sequence ATGGCCCAGCTCCCACTTTCAGAACGGCTTTGGCGCCGGCTGGCGCTGCTGCTGGCGCTGGGGGCGGCACTGGCGCTGGGGGCGGCAGATTATTTTCCGCCACCGGAATCTCAGGGGGGCTGGCGGGTTTTAGGCAGTGATGAGGAGCTCCGGCGGCTGGGGGGCATGGATCCTGAGGCGTTGCGGGCCTTGAGCGCGTGGCTGCTGCTGAGTGATCAACGCCATTTTGCGGCGGTGGTGGTGCGGCATGGCTACGTGGTGCTGGAGGTGGAGCGCGGCCCGGGGGTCAGAACCAACACCTCGCGGGTGGCGTCCCTTTCGAAGGCCATTTGCGCCACGGTGCTGGCCATCGCATCCGAACAAAGCCAGCAAGGGTTGACACCGCGGCGGATGCGCTTTGGGGATGCCGCGTTTGAATTTATTCCCTGGGCCCAGCCTTTGAGCGACCCGCGCAAGGGACGGATTACGGTGCAACAACTGCTGAATCATACTTCAGGCATCTGCCCCGAGGCCACCGGCGCTCCGAATGATGGGCGATGGGAATACATCCTGGGCCACAGCGGTGATCCCCGTACCGAGCGGCTGGCGTTTGATCCCGGCACGGGTTGCGGCTACTCGACGCATGCCTTTGCCCATGCGGCGCTGGTCTGCGAGACGGTGACCGGCAAGCCCTATGACCAGTTTGCCGTGGAAGCCTTGTTCAAACCGCTGGGGATTGAGCACTGGTGGTTTCAGTATTACGAGGGCGATGAACGACACGGACGGCATCCGTCGCACGGGGTGGGACTATCAGCGCGCGATTTGGCCCGGATCGGCTACTGTTTATTAAGGCAGGGGCGTTGGCAGGAGCGCCAGGTGATACCCGCCTGGTTCATCAAGGAAACGGCCGCCGCCACCCACCAGGTGGAAAGTCTGGAAATGCGCTGGAAATTGCATCCGCGCATTTTCTCCCATGGTTGGGAGCTGCCGGCCCTGCTCAATCCGGAATCGGGCCGCAGCGGGGCGGGCATTCCGCTGGATGCCCGCTCCAAACCCGGCTCCGGGGGGCAGTTGCTGGCGTTTGTGCCCAGCCTGGATTTGGTGGTGGTGCGCCAAACGGGCAGCAGCGGGGAATGGGAGTTCGAGGAATACCTGCGGCGGGCCTGCGCGGCGGTGCGGGCGTCCCCCACCCCGCCTTGA
- a CDS encoding M42 family metallopeptidase: MMRKESLEFLQTLVNTPSPSGQERRGQRVWLNYVRAYAEETFSDAYGNCVAVLNKGGSPRLMLAAHADEIAMSVNYIDEQGFIYVRKVGGVDAAIIRAQRVVIHTRQGPVKGVVGNVAPHLTKKDGERKLPKIEDLFIDIGVSKRKEAEALVRIGDPITLVDEFEVLRGDIAVARAFDNRIGTWAVAETLRLLAAEKKKLKAEVCAVSNIMEEVGLFGARQIAYALKPDAALVVDVTHATDYPTVSKQQHGDIKLGAGPALTHGGCNHAAMVERLEEVAQKHKIPLQHEAISSTSGTDTDVIFWTRGGIPSALISLPNRYMHSPVEVVSLKDLQYIPQLMAAFALSLKAGEQFKISIE, from the coding sequence ATGATGCGTAAGGAATCGTTGGAATTTTTGCAAACGCTGGTCAATACGCCCAGCCCCAGCGGCCAGGAGCGGCGGGGTCAGCGGGTATGGTTGAACTACGTCCGGGCGTATGCGGAAGAAACGTTCAGTGATGCTTACGGCAACTGCGTGGCCGTGTTGAACAAGGGGGGCAGTCCCCGGCTGATGCTGGCGGCGCATGCGGATGAGATTGCGATGTCGGTCAATTACATTGATGAGCAGGGGTTTATTTATGTGCGGAAGGTGGGGGGCGTGGATGCCGCGATCATCCGGGCGCAGCGGGTGGTGATCCACACCCGCCAGGGGCCGGTGAAGGGCGTGGTGGGCAACGTGGCGCCGCATCTGACCAAAAAAGATGGCGAGCGAAAACTGCCGAAGATCGAGGATTTGTTCATTGACATCGGGGTGAGCAAGCGCAAGGAGGCGGAGGCGCTGGTGCGGATTGGCGATCCCATCACGCTGGTGGATGAATTTGAGGTGTTGCGCGGGGACATCGCGGTGGCGCGGGCTTTTGACAACCGCATCGGCACCTGGGCGGTGGCGGAAACGCTGCGGCTGCTGGCGGCGGAGAAAAAGAAGCTCAAGGCGGAGGTGTGCGCCGTCTCCAACATCATGGAGGAGGTGGGCCTGTTTGGCGCCCGGCAGATTGCTTATGCGTTGAAGCCGGACGCCGCCCTGGTGGTGGATGTGACGCACGCTACGGATTATCCGACGGTGAGCAAACAGCAGCATGGCGACATCAAGCTGGGCGCCGGGCCGGCGCTGACGCATGGGGGATGCAATCATGCCGCGATGGTGGAGCGGCTGGAGGAAGTGGCCCAAAAGCACAAGATTCCGCTGCAACACGAGGCCATCTCCTCCACCAGCGGCACGGATACGGATGTCATTTTCTGGACGCGCGGGGGCATACCCTCGGCGTTGATCAGCCTGCCCAACCGGTACATGCACTCGCCGGTGGAGGTGGTGAGCCTCAAAGATTTGCAATACATTCCGCAGTTGATGGCGGCCTTTGCGCTGTCGCTGAAGGCCGGTGAACAGTTCAAAATCAGCATCGAATAG
- a CDS encoding nucleoside hydrolase yields the protein MKMLVSTLATLVVVGMACCLPLNAQAAQKRIPVILDTDIGDDIDDTWALGMVLLSPELDLKLVVTDYGKVNYRPLIVAKFLEAVGRTDIPIGIGVDAKAHGSGPQAAWIKGYNLHQYPGKVYSDGVQAMIDLIMQSPEPITLICIGPLPNIAEALKREPRIAQKARFVGMHGSLRVGYGGNKQKVDAEWNVRADVKSCQETFAAPWEMTITPLDTCGLIVLRGERYARVRQSQHPVARAIIENYRAWEADRTKGDTSAVESRSSTLFDCVAIYLAFAQDLCKMERLGVKITEDGFTRLDPQGKMVNAATEWKDQGAFEDLLVQRVTGGK from the coding sequence ATGAAAATGCTCGTCAGCACGCTGGCCACCCTGGTGGTTGTGGGAATGGCATGTTGCCTGCCGCTGAATGCTCAGGCAGCGCAAAAACGGATCCCGGTCATCCTGGACACGGACATTGGGGATGACATTGACGACACGTGGGCGCTGGGGATGGTATTGCTCAGCCCGGAGCTGGACTTGAAGCTGGTGGTCACGGACTACGGCAAGGTGAATTATCGTCCGCTGATTGTGGCCAAGTTTCTGGAGGCGGTGGGGCGGACGGACATTCCGATCGGGATTGGCGTGGACGCCAAGGCGCACGGCAGCGGGCCGCAGGCGGCGTGGATCAAGGGCTACAACCTGCACCAATACCCCGGGAAGGTGTACTCGGACGGGGTGCAGGCCATGATTGATTTGATCATGCAATCGCCGGAGCCGATCACCCTGATTTGCATCGGCCCGCTGCCCAACATTGCCGAGGCGCTGAAGCGCGAGCCGCGGATTGCGCAGAAAGCGCGGTTTGTGGGGATGCACGGCAGCCTGCGCGTGGGTTATGGGGGCAACAAACAGAAGGTGGACGCCGAATGGAATGTGCGCGCGGACGTCAAGTCCTGCCAGGAGACGTTTGCGGCGCCGTGGGAGATGACGATCACGCCGCTGGACACCTGCGGGTTGATTGTGCTGCGCGGCGAGCGGTATGCCAGGGTGCGCCAATCGCAACATCCGGTGGCCCGGGCGATCATCGAGAACTACCGGGCCTGGGAGGCGGATCGGACGAAGGGGGACACGTCGGCGGTGGAATCGCGCAGCAGCACGTTGTTTGACTGCGTGGCCATCTACCTGGCCTTTGCGCAGGACTTGTGCAAGATGGAGCGGCTGGGGGTGAAGATCACCGAGGACGGTTTCACCCGCCTTGATCCACAAGGCAAAATGGTCAATGCCGCCACGGAATGGAAGGACCAGGGAGCCTTTGAGGATTTGCTGGTTCAGCGCGTGACCGGCGGGAAATAA